The Methanococcoides methylutens genome segment CTGATCACACAGGCTGCATTTGTTCTTGCCACTGTGGTATTTGTGCTCCGCAGAAGAAACGCATGATGGAAAGTGATCCCAATGCCATATGAGCTGTTCATTGCCCTCAGACATCTCAAAAGCAGGCGTCGTCAGTCACTCATATCCATAAGTGCCATTGGGATCGCGGTCACAATACTCGTGATCTCGAACGCTTTTATGGCAGGATTCACAGAAGAGATCTATGATGTGACCGTCGAGAACCTCCCACATGTGGTAGTTACCCCTGCTGAGGAAGAGGAATACATCCATTTTTACAATAGCATCATCCCCCGTATAGAAGGGATCGAGGGGGTGGTGGGAACCTCGCCCGCCCTGGATGGGGAAGCTACCCTTCAATACAAGGAGCAGACACTCAACGTCTTAATGAGAGGAATAGAACCCGAAAAGGAAGATTCTGTATCCCACATCTCAGAGGACATGATAGAAGGGGACCTCTACAAGCTTATCCACTCCAAGAATACAATTGTGATCGGTGACAGCCTTGCAGAGGAACTTGATGTGAAGATAGGCGATAAACTGTCCGTAAACTTCCCCACAGCAAACCCGGCATCCTATGAGATAGTAGGAATCTTTGACACAGGAACACCTGCAGACGATATCCTTACATACACATCCCTGAAGACCGCACAGGCATTCTATGATAGCGGCGATGCCATCAATGTTATCAACATCCGCCTTGCAGACTACAACGAAGACAAGAAGGTCGCAAAAGAGATCGAAGCTCTCGGTTACGAAGCATCTGGCTGGACAGAGACAAATCCGGAGATCCTCCAGACCATCACCATTGAAACAACATCCAACAACATAATACTCGCACTCATACTCCTGAT includes the following:
- a CDS encoding ABC transporter permease is translated as MPYELFIALRHLKSRRRQSLISISAIGIAVTILVISNAFMAGFTEEIYDVTVENLPHVVVTPAEEEEYIHFYNSIIPRIEGIEGVVGTSPALDGEATLQYKEQTLNVLMRGIEPEKEDSVSHISEDMIEGDLYKLIHSKNTIVIGDSLAEELDVKIGDKLSVNFPTANPASYEIVGIFDTGTPADDILTYTSLKTAQAFYDSGDAINVINIRLADYNEDKKVAKEIEALGYEASGWTETNPEILQTITIETTSNNIILALILLIASFGVVSTLNMVVMEKVKEIGVLMAMGAPASVIRRIFILESGILGLIGAVTGCLLGTAIALAIGSYPVPAEFYGIEKIPVIINISDIIITVVVVFFLNLIAGVYPAQRAAGLDPLEAISTH